Proteins encoded by one window of Cannabis sativa cultivar Pink pepper isolate KNU-18-1 chromosome 4, ASM2916894v1, whole genome shotgun sequence:
- the LOC115714260 gene encoding protein COFACTOR ASSEMBLY OF COMPLEX C SUBUNIT B CCB4, chloroplastic: MEAGTFLQTNLPFQWSLNPKRPLPHRLHRTFPRFIRASSTSANSEGRYRGPKPGRDWVAEWVSNNDDVVRSFPIYAGGFSLLAVLLNRTVSGIAPVADASSSQSRADLLTLGLAVTNILAGLVWLSIRPKPVFKVNPDGIECRVGNPDLPNSVVSELLWTWESFSDVTCCRSLVVVYNGSCILQIGCAAEYLKDNGKAVSVDAGKLMQGSLCQGVMKSGAQSYLANLSLYPGKSELPFLPSNTQAVILQPLGDKGIAIVGGDTIRGFTTSDQAWISLIAEKLDATLAKCFDNVAFSLLDQV; this comes from the exons ATGGAAGCGGGAACATTCCTTCAAACCAACCTTCCATTTCAATGGAGTCTTAATCCTAAACGCCCTCTCCCTCATCGTCTCCATAGAACTTTCCCGCGCTTCATTAGGGCTTCTTCTACCTCTGCGAATTCAGAGGGACGTTATAGAGGGCCAAAGCCGGGAAGGGACTGGGTCGCCGAGTGGGTCTCCAATAACGACGACGTTGTTCGGAGTTTTCCCATTTACGCCGGAGGATTTTCTCTCTTGGCTGTTCTACTTAACCGAACAGTTTCGGGGATTGCTCCAGTCGCTGATGCCAGCAG TTCACAGTCAAGGGCTGATTTATTGACGCTTGGATTGGCTGTAACCAATATTCTTGCTGGTCTGGTATGGCTCTCTATCAGACCGAAACCTGTTTTTAAG GTAAATCCTGATGGAATCGAATGCCGTGTAGGTAATCCGGATCTCCCAAATTCTGTAGTTTCAGAGTTACTATG GACATGGGAATCTTTTTCAGATGTTACTTGCTGCAGGTCTCTTGTTGTGGTTTACAATGGCAGTTGTATCCTTCAAATTGGCTGTGCAGCTGAATATTTGAAAGACAATGGAAAGGCTGTATCTGTGGATGCTGGTAAATTGATGCAAGGATCGCTTTGTCAAGGTGTAATGAAATCAGGAGCTC AGAGCTACTTGGCCAACTTATCGCTGTATCCTGGAAAATCGGAGCTTCCATTTTTGCCATCCAATACACAG GCAGTCATTTTGCAGCCACTTGGAGACAAAGGGATAGCAATAGTTGGCGGTGATACAATTAGGGGTTTCACGACCTCTGATCAG GCGTGGATATCATTGATTGCGGAGAAATTGGATGCTACTTTGGCAAAATGTTTCGACAACGTGGCTTTTTCTCTGCTAGATCAAGTTTGA
- the LOC115714259 gene encoding glycosyltransferase family 92 protein RCOM_0530710: MDSEQRRKRKRLGKPYLPPKFCSVRSLVVCLSFFVFLLFLSSDRFPLSPTSFRPALSSSPTFTLFYSAASNSILDSFGTRRQQRVSRVEERILFPDHVLLLVAGARLRQPALLDCVYYISSTNGSRELIDEGRAGLVVRPALSTDGYDEFRSIVRCPHPPANYSAAVDLRRRGDSVNEYWPSSPIKRVVHSWDKVVYEAVLDRDTVVVFVKGLNLRPHRKSDPTQLRCRFGLKRGETDEGFVLTTPAITAAQEVVRCPLPRSIQINPEKAKGIRVTIGYTSRNQKYPRRNALPSAARINSSKSRVQINRRRNELKKKKKKHELCVCTMVWNQAPALREWIMYHAWLGIEGWFIYDNNSDDGIEEVVQELDLEGYNVSRQSWPWIKTQEAGFSHCALKAREECNWVGFFDVDEFFYLPNTFRQPQGLGFPGQNSLGELVANFSSSTSIAEIRTTCHSFGPSGLSSPPPKGVTVGYTCRLQSPERHKSIVRPELLDVTLLNVVHHFRLKEGYRYLNVPENIALINHYKYQVWDTFRAKFYRRVATYVVDWQEEQNKGSKDRAPGLGTAAIEPPNWKRQFCEVWDTGLRDFVLAYFADPATGSLPWELRSLSSSLTNSKQGVLPAR, from the coding sequence ATGGATTCCGAGCAACGGCGGAAGAGAAAGCGTTTAGGTAAGCCTTACCTTCCGCCAAAGTTCTGCTCAGTGAGATCTCTAGTCGTATGCCTCTCCTTCTTTGTCTTCCTTCTCTTCTTGTCCTCCGACCGTTTTCCCCTCAGTCCGACGTCGTTTCGACCTGCTCTAAGCTCCTCCCCGACCTTTACTCTCTTCTACTCCGCCGCCAGCAACTCTATCCTTGATTCTTTTGGCACCAGAAGACAACAACGAGTTTCCAGAGTGGAAGAGCGAATCTTGTTCCCTGACCATGTACTTCTACTGGTGGCCGGTGCTAGACTTCGCCAGCCTGCCTTGCTCGACTGCGTCTACTACATCTCCTCCACCAATGGCTCCAGGGAGTTAATTGACGAGGGAAGAGCTGGGCTCGTTGTTCGACCGGCATTGTCCACCGACGGCTACGATGAGTTCCGATCGATTGTGAGATGTCCACATCCTCCGGCGAATTACTCCGCTGCAGTGGATTTGAGGAGACGCGGAGACTCTGTGAACGAGTATTGGCCCTCCTCACCTATTAAGCGGGTAGTACATTCATGGGACAAGGTAGTTTATGAGGCTGTTCTGGATAGAGATACGGTTGTTGTGTTCGTTAAGGGGTTGAATCTCAGGCCCCATCGGAAATCCGATCCGACTCAGTTACGATGTCGATTTGGGTTGAAGCGTGGGGAAACAGACGAAGGGTTTGTGCTTACAACTCCGGCGATAACGGCGGCACAAGAGGTTGTCCGGTGCCCATTGCCTAGGAGTATTCAAATTAATCCAGAAAAGGCTAAGGGAATTCGTGTAACCATTGGTTATACCAGTAGGAATCAGAAATATCCACGCCGTAATGCTTTACCTTCCGCTGCTAGAATTAACAGTTCTAAATCCCGTGTACAGATAAACAGAAGAAGAAAtgagttgaagaagaagaagaagaagcatgAGCTTTGTGTGTGTACAATGGTGTGGAACCAAGCTCCTGCTCTGAGGGAGTGGATTATGTACCATGCGTGGCTTGGAATCGAGGGCTGGTTCATATACGACAACAATAGTGATGATGGGATTGAAGAAGTAGTTCAAGAGCttgaccttgaaggatacaatGTGAGTAGACAAAGCTGGCCATGGATTAAAACACAGGAAGCTGGATTCTCACATTGTGCGTTGAAAGCAAGAGAAGAATGCAACTGGGTCGGATTTTTTGATGTGGATGAGTTCTTCTACCTCCCTAACACGTTTCGGCAGCCCCAGGGACTTGGTTTTCCGGGTCAGAATTCGCTGGGAGAGCTTGTGGCCAACTTCTCCTCATCCACCTCAATTGCTGAGATAAGAACAACTTGCCACAGCTTTGGACCATCAGGGTTGAGCTCTCCCCCACCGAAAGGGGTGACTGTAGGATACACTTGCCGGCTCCAAAGCCCCGAGAGACATAAATCTATTGTGCGCCCTGAATTGCTGGACGTGACTCTTCTCAATGTAGTGCACCACTTCAGGCTCAAGGAGGGGTATAGGTACCTGAATGTACCTGAAAACATTGCCCTGATTAACCACTACAAATACCAGGTGTGGGATACCTTTAGAGCCAAGTTCTACCGAAGGGTGGCTACTTATGTTGTTGATTGGCAAGAGGAACAAAATAAGGGATCAAAGGATAGAGCACCGGGCTTAGGCACCGCAGCCATTGAACCACCCAATTGGAAACGGCAATTCTGTGAAGTTTGGGACACtggattaagagactttgttttGGCCTACTTTGCTGACCCTGCAACAGGTTCATTGCCTTGGGAGTTGAggtctctctcttcttctctaaCAAATTCAAAGCAAGGGGTGCTTCCAGCTAGGTAG